In Saimiri boliviensis isolate mSaiBol1 chromosome 12, mSaiBol1.pri, whole genome shotgun sequence, one genomic interval encodes:
- the CFAP119 gene encoding cilia- and flagella-associated protein 119 isoform X1: MVTDTALPLPSLEKSSGPPIVGNLEERAPRWAFATLYVSARSLRTHWREPAFSALLPSQAPLATVAVETGRRSNGLAPPRLSARRLARARRAPGLGSRRPRAGCLGTEAAGARGVLQHSKSGEMLNRKASHFLGMRVQSELEHLSELRREAGKDRRSVRGSAARTRANMRNQSAAAAAKADEDPGANLFPVRAGQSGPLPPLPRPRICMWKYLDIHSMHQLEKTTTAEEMREVLAELLELRRPEQSLRDAITVDLFCHMLIFCRQQDFSLEQTSAACAMLQDLHKACIATPLGNVEECYRYFTSVLFCHGVRRPPFSIDLFKEEQLLALEDYVVNTYFRHFKLYKYVFTSQVRLDLSLTYMGLQPPILWPESEMEKEESKEVEEQAVTPQEEELETVAPPEPEPKPSHIQVLRAYIKTQVNKELDQLQRLVEEQLKASEERLNSKLTALERPLQLPPGKGKSKTK, encoded by the exons ATGGTAACTGACACCGCGCTCCCACTTCCCAGCCTGGAGAAGAGTTCCGGCCCTCCTATTGTTGGCAACTTGGAAGAGAGGGCGCCCAGGTGGGCATTCGCAACTCTTTACGTATCTGCGCGTTCTCTTCGCACACACTGGCGTGAGCCTGCATTTTCTGCCCTCCTTCCCTCGCAAGCACCCTTGGCAACGGTCGCCGTTGAGACAGGAAGACGCTCCAACGGATTGGCCCCTCCGCGCCTCTCCGCGCGCAGACTGGCCAGAGCGAGGCGAGCGCCCGGGCTTGGCAGCCGCAGACCGAGAGCTGGCTGTCTTGGAACCGAGGCGGCGGGAGCTCGCGGCGTCCTGCAGCACAGTAAGAGCGGCGAGATGCTCAACCGCAAGGCCAGCCACTTCCTGGGAATGAGGGTGCAGTCGGAGCTTGAACACCTCTCCGAGCTGCGGCGGGAAGCGGGAAAGGATCGCAGGTCAGTGCGTGGTTCAGCTGCGCGGACGCGAGCAAATATGCGGAACCagtcggcggcggcggcggcgaaaGCGGATGAAGACCCTGGAGCCAACTTGTTCCCGGTGAGGGCAGGACAGTCTGGTCCGCTC CCGCCGCTGCCCCGGCCCCGGATCTGCATGTG GAAGTACCTGGACATCCACTCCATGCACCAGCTGGAGAAGACCACCACTGCTGAGGAGATGAGGGA GGTGCTGGCTGAGCTGTTGGAGCTACGGCGTCCTGAGCAGAGCCTACGGGATGCCATCACCGTGGACCTCTTCTGCCACATGCTCATCTTCTGCCGCCAGCAGGACTTCTCACTGGAGCAGACGTCAGCAGCTTGCGCCATGCTCCAGGATCTTCACAAGGCTTGTATTG CAACCCCCTTGGGCAACGTGGAGGAGTGCTACCGCTACTTCACCAGTGTCCTTTTTTGCCATGGAGTCAGG CGGCCTCCTTTCAGCAtcgacctcttcaaggaggaacAACTGCTGGCCCTGGAAGACTACGTGGTCAACACTTACTTCCGCCACTTCAAGCTCTATAAATACGTCTTCACATCCCAG GTGCGGCTGGATCTATCTTTGACTTACATGGGGCTACAGCCACCTATACTGTGGCCGGAGAGTGAGATGG agaaagaagaaagcaaggagGTGGAGGAGCAAGCAGTTACCCCCCAGGAAGAGGAGCTGGAGACAGTGGCCCCTCCAGAGCCAGAGCCAAAGCCAA GCCACATCCAAGTCCTCCGAGCCTACATCAAGACCCAAGTAAACAAGGAGCTGGATCAACTCCAGCGGCTGGTGGAGGAGCAGCTCAAAGCCAGCGAGGAAAGGCTCAACAGCAAGTTGACTGCATTAGAGCGGCCCTTACAGCTACCTCCCGGAAAAGGCAAGAGCAAGACTAAGTGA
- the CFAP119 gene encoding cilia- and flagella-associated protein 119 isoform X2 → MVTDTALPLPSLEKSSGPPIVGNLEERAPRWAFATLYVSARSLRTHWREPAFSALLPSQAPLATVAVETGRRSNGLAPPRLSARRLARARRAPGLGSRRPRAGCLGTEAAGARGVLQHSKSGEMLNRKASHFLGMRVQSELEHLSELRREAGKDRRSVRGSAARTRANMRNQSAAAAAKADEDPGANLFPPPLPRPRICMWKYLDIHSMHQLEKTTTAEEMREVLAELLELRRPEQSLRDAITVDLFCHMLIFCRQQDFSLEQTSAACAMLQDLHKACIATPLGNVEECYRYFTSVLFCHGVRRPPFSIDLFKEEQLLALEDYVVNTYFRHFKLYKYVFTSQVRLDLSLTYMGLQPPILWPESEMEKEESKEVEEQAVTPQEEELETVAPPEPEPKPSHIQVLRAYIKTQVNKELDQLQRLVEEQLKASEERLNSKLTALERPLQLPPGKGKSKTK, encoded by the exons ATGGTAACTGACACCGCGCTCCCACTTCCCAGCCTGGAGAAGAGTTCCGGCCCTCCTATTGTTGGCAACTTGGAAGAGAGGGCGCCCAGGTGGGCATTCGCAACTCTTTACGTATCTGCGCGTTCTCTTCGCACACACTGGCGTGAGCCTGCATTTTCTGCCCTCCTTCCCTCGCAAGCACCCTTGGCAACGGTCGCCGTTGAGACAGGAAGACGCTCCAACGGATTGGCCCCTCCGCGCCTCTCCGCGCGCAGACTGGCCAGAGCGAGGCGAGCGCCCGGGCTTGGCAGCCGCAGACCGAGAGCTGGCTGTCTTGGAACCGAGGCGGCGGGAGCTCGCGGCGTCCTGCAGCACAGTAAGAGCGGCGAGATGCTCAACCGCAAGGCCAGCCACTTCCTGGGAATGAGGGTGCAGTCGGAGCTTGAACACCTCTCCGAGCTGCGGCGGGAAGCGGGAAAGGATCGCAGGTCAGTGCGTGGTTCAGCTGCGCGGACGCGAGCAAATATGCGGAACCagtcggcggcggcggcggcgaaaGCGGATGAAGACCCTGGAGCCAACTTGTTCCCG CCGCCGCTGCCCCGGCCCCGGATCTGCATGTG GAAGTACCTGGACATCCACTCCATGCACCAGCTGGAGAAGACCACCACTGCTGAGGAGATGAGGGA GGTGCTGGCTGAGCTGTTGGAGCTACGGCGTCCTGAGCAGAGCCTACGGGATGCCATCACCGTGGACCTCTTCTGCCACATGCTCATCTTCTGCCGCCAGCAGGACTTCTCACTGGAGCAGACGTCAGCAGCTTGCGCCATGCTCCAGGATCTTCACAAGGCTTGTATTG CAACCCCCTTGGGCAACGTGGAGGAGTGCTACCGCTACTTCACCAGTGTCCTTTTTTGCCATGGAGTCAGG CGGCCTCCTTTCAGCAtcgacctcttcaaggaggaacAACTGCTGGCCCTGGAAGACTACGTGGTCAACACTTACTTCCGCCACTTCAAGCTCTATAAATACGTCTTCACATCCCAG GTGCGGCTGGATCTATCTTTGACTTACATGGGGCTACAGCCACCTATACTGTGGCCGGAGAGTGAGATGG agaaagaagaaagcaaggagGTGGAGGAGCAAGCAGTTACCCCCCAGGAAGAGGAGCTGGAGACAGTGGCCCCTCCAGAGCCAGAGCCAAAGCCAA GCCACATCCAAGTCCTCCGAGCCTACATCAAGACCCAAGTAAACAAGGAGCTGGATCAACTCCAGCGGCTGGTGGAGGAGCAGCTCAAAGCCAGCGAGGAAAGGCTCAACAGCAAGTTGACTGCATTAGAGCGGCCCTTACAGCTACCTCCCGGAAAAGGCAAGAGCAAGACTAAGTGA